One Aegilops tauschii subsp. strangulata cultivar AL8/78 chromosome 7, Aet v6.0, whole genome shotgun sequence genomic window carries:
- the LOC120968422 gene encoding uncharacterized protein, producing MDQREGSRKRARGEEEEGDSPPAKMSALAAAAAADALAEAAFHEAAPAVVEGGDGDGDAWKPPPGVFDFPWLSCHGGLDAPVTSPLVELREVFFRSAVDGHVAAVGVPGDRFIAPPSNMLLFVVLEEWVVTAGDDEVDPMWRAVLEGANPAA from the coding sequence ATGGATCAGCGGGAGGGCAGCAGGAAGCGTGCgcggggagaggaggaggagggggactCGCCGCCAGCGAAGATGTCGgctctggcggcggcggcggcggctgatgCGCTGGCTGAAGCGGCATTCCATGAGGCGGCGCCGGCGGTGGTGGAGggtggggatggggatggggatgcgTGGAAGCCGCCGCCGGGGGTGTTCGACTTCCCGTGGCTGAGTTGCCATGGCGGCCTGGACGCCCCCGTCACCAGCCCCCTGGTGGAGCTCCGGGAGGTGTTCTTCCGGTCGGCTGTGGACGGGCACGTGGCGGCGGTAGGCGTGCCCGGCGACCGCTTCATCGCGCCGCCGAGCAACATGCTGCTGTTCGTCGTCTTGGAGGAGTGGGTCGTCACCGCCGGCGACGACGAGGTGGACCCCATGTGGCGCGCCGTGCTCGAGGGGGCCAATCCCGCCGCATGA